In Carya illinoinensis cultivar Pawnee chromosome 6, C.illinoinensisPawnee_v1, whole genome shotgun sequence, a single genomic region encodes these proteins:
- the LOC122314184 gene encoding PR5-like receptor kinase: MASVSLFVFFLVSYLGLLLSAGQEESYTKNCRPLHCGDLDSIGFINNITHRNCGIGIVTCSNETERIQLVIGERQYELTRIRIRIDPQRKVYFLRMRGQKVSGNFSSDRCEFQMTIHPGSSSIPFQFNSPQMTLFKCDAVQQHLGSMKFNCGDYYFYDRQTTYGIPSGCSIIQLPIKPPPSDREWYPPIVTAEFELQVNVNVSDDCFQCDEKEGQCQIERNIDCPKKGKKSKVLAIALATLSVAIGVLIVIGLSFRRKFRSILKNESLTHQNVETFLRNNGPFGIRRYSYSDIKKMTNFLKDKLGQGGYGSVYKGKLQDGSLVAVKVLKASIGNGEEFINEVASISRTSHVNIVTLRGFCFEGSKRALVYEFMPNGSLEKFIYKKDSPSDHQLQWETLYKIAVGIARGLEYLHRGCNNRILHFDIKPHNILLDENFCPKISDFGLAKVCPREQSIISMLGARGTAGYIAPEVFCRNFGRVSHKSDVYSYGMMVLEMVGGRKNIDAEVDRTSEIFFPHWVYRRLELDEELTLHGLRTEEDRQNAKKMTIVSLWCIQADPSNRPTMSRVVEMLEMSHNFLQIPPKPFLSSPSRSEADSSTIVVLSHSSSIVP; the protein is encoded by the exons ATGGCTTCTGTCtccctctttgttttctttcttgtcTCATACCTCGGGTTGCTTCTGTCGGCCGGACAAGAAGAATCATACACCAAGAACTGTCGTCCCCTTCATTGTGGAGATCTGGACAGCATCGGATTCATCAATAATATCACACACCGAAACTGTGGTATTGGCATCGTAACTTGTAGCAATGAAACTGAGAGGATCCAACTGGTGATTGGTGAAAGACAGTACGAACTTACAAGGATtaggattagaattgatcctcAGCGTAAAGTTTATTTCCTGCGTATGCGGGGCCAGAAGGTTTCGGGGAACTTTTCGTCCGATAGATGCGAATTCCAAATGACCATACACCCCGGATCTTCATCCATCCCCTttcaattcaattcaccccAGATGACCCTGTTCAAATGCGACGCTGTCCAGCAGCATCTTGGCTCGATGAAATTTAACTGCGGAGACTATTATTTCTACGATCGTCAAACAACCTATGGCATTCCTTCTGGATGTTCCATTATTCAGCTCCCAATAAAGCCGCCGCCAAGTGACCGTGAATGGTATCCACCAATCGTAACCGCTGAGTTCGAACTTCAAGTGAATGTGAATGTGTCTGATGATTGTTTCCAGTGCGATGAGAAAGAAGGACAATGCCAGATCGAAAGAAACATAGATTGTCCAAAGAAAG GGAAGAAGAGTAAAGTGTTGGCGATAGCCTTGG CGACTTTATCTGTTGCCATTGGAGTTCTGATAGTCATTGGCCTCAGCTTCAGGCGAAAGTTTAGATCcattttgaagaatgaaagtCTAACACATCAGAATGTCGAAACCTTTCTAAGGAATAATGGACCCTTTGGTATAAGAAGATACAGTTACTCAGATATAAAGAAAATGACCAACTTCCTCAAAGATAAATTAGGCCAAGGAGGTTATGGTAGCGTCTACAAGGGGAAGTTACAAGATGGGTCTTTGGTAGCAGTAAAAGTTTTGAAAGCCTCAATAGGAAATGGAGAGGAATTCATAAACGAGGTTGCCAGCATTAGTAGGACCTCACATGTCAACATTGTTACCCTTAGGGGCTTTTGTTTTGAGGGTTCCAAAAGAGCTCTTGTTTATGAATTTATGCCTAATGGATCTCTAGAGAAgttcatatataaaaaagattCACCATCTGATCATCAATTGCAGTGGGAAACATTGTATAAGATTGCAGTTGGCATAGCTCGAGGATTAGAGTACTTGCATAGAGGTTGTAACAATCGAATCTTGCATTTTGACATAAAGCCTCACAACATTCTTTTAGATGAGAACTTTTGTCCAAAGATCTCGGATTTTGGCCTTGCAAAAGTATGCCCTAGAGAACAAAGTATCATATCAATGTTGGGTGCAAGAGGAACTGCAGGATATATAGCTCCAGAAGTATTTTGTAGAAATTTCGGAAGGGTCTCTCACAAATCAGATGTTTACAGCTATGGAATGATGGTTTTGGAAATGGTTGGAGGTAGAAAGAATATAGACGCTGAGGTTGATCGTACCAGTGAAATATTCTTTCCACATTGGGTTTACAGGCGCCTTGAACTCGATGAAGAACTAACATTGCATGGTCTCAGGACTGAAGAGGATCGACAAAATGCAAAGAAGATGACAATAGTGAGCTTGTGGTGCATACAGGCTGACCCATCAAACCGGCCAACAATGAGTAGAGTTGTCGAAATGTTGGAAATGAGCCATAACTTCTTGCAAATCCCTCCTAAGCCTTTCTTGTCTTCCCCCTCAAGATCAGAAGCTGATTCTTCGACTATAGTGGTTCTATCTCATTCTAGTTCTATAGTGCCCTAA